A section of the Tenrec ecaudatus isolate mTenEca1 chromosome 10, mTenEca1.hap1, whole genome shotgun sequence genome encodes:
- the CISD3 gene encoding CDGSH iron-sulfur domain-containing protein 3, mitochondrial isoform X2 — protein sequence MGGPGAAVLRAARGAGLSQRRGFSSWLARWFSKAPAKAVVAQKTPIKVELVAGTTYRWCVCGRSTKQPFCDGSHLFQLTGLSPLKFKVQETRTVALCTCKATKRPPYCDGTHRSERIQKAEVGSPL from the exons ATGGGCGGCCCGGGAGCGGCCGTGCTGCGGGCGGCGCGTGGAGCCGGG ctgagccagaggcGGGGATTCTCCTCCTGGCTG GCCCGATGGTTCTCTAAAGCCCCGGCCAAGGCCGTGGTGGCCCAGAAAACACCCATCAAGGTGGAGCTGGTGGCTGGTACCACAtacaggtggtgtgtgtgtggtcgcAGCACAAAGCAG CCCTTCTGCGATGGCTCCCACCTCTTCCAACTCACTGGCTTATCCCCACTCAAGTTCAAGGTCCAGGAGACTCGCACAGTAGCTCTCTGTACCTGCAAGGCCACCAAGCGCCCCCCATACTGTGATGGCACCCACAGGAGCGAGCGGATACAGAAGGCAGAAGTGGGCTCCCCGCTCTGA
- the CISD3 gene encoding CDGSH iron-sulfur domain-containing protein 3, mitochondrial isoform X1: MGGPGAAVLRAARGAGQLSQRRGFSSWLARWFSKAPAKAVVAQKTPIKVELVAGTTYRWCVCGRSTKQPFCDGSHLFQLTGLSPLKFKVQETRTVALCTCKATKRPPYCDGTHRSERIQKAEVGSPL, translated from the exons ATGGGCGGCCCGGGAGCGGCCGTGCTGCGGGCGGCGCGTGGAGCCGGG cagctgagccagaggcGGGGATTCTCCTCCTGGCTG GCCCGATGGTTCTCTAAAGCCCCGGCCAAGGCCGTGGTGGCCCAGAAAACACCCATCAAGGTGGAGCTGGTGGCTGGTACCACAtacaggtggtgtgtgtgtggtcgcAGCACAAAGCAG CCCTTCTGCGATGGCTCCCACCTCTTCCAACTCACTGGCTTATCCCCACTCAAGTTCAAGGTCCAGGAGACTCGCACAGTAGCTCTCTGTACCTGCAAGGCCACCAAGCGCCCCCCATACTGTGATGGCACCCACAGGAGCGAGCGGATACAGAAGGCAGAAGTGGGCTCCCCGCTCTGA
- the PCGF2 gene encoding polycomb group RING finger protein 2 isoform X3 — protein sequence MHRTTRIKITELNPHLMCALCGGYFIDATTIVECLHSFCKTCIVRYLETNKYCPMCDVQVHKTRPLLSIRSDKTLQDIVYKLVPGLFKDEMKRRRDFYAAYPVTEVPNGSNEERGEVLEQEKGALSDDEIVSLSIEFYEGVRDREEKRGPLENGDGDKEKQTGVRFLRCPAAMTVMHLAKFLRNKMDVPGKYKVEVLYEDEPLKEYYTLMDIAYIYPWRRNGPLPLKYRVQPACKRLTLPTAPTPSEGTNTSGASECESVSDKAPSPATLPATSSSLPSPATPSHGSPSAHGPPAAHPTSPTPPSTVSGAPTAANGVTLNCLQTPSSTSRGRKMTVNGAPVPP from the exons ATGCATCGGACCACACGGATCAAAATCACGGAGCTGAACCCTCACCTCATGTGTGCCCTCTGCGGCGGGTATTTCATTGATGCCACCACCATCGTGGAGTGCCTGCATTCCT tctgcaAAACCTGCATCGTGCGCTACCTGGAGACCAACAAGTACTGCCCCATGTGCGACGTGCAGGTCCACAAGACCAGACCCCTGCTGAGCATCAG atCTGACAAAACCCTCCAAGACATCGTGTACAAGTTGGTTCCTGGGCTTTTTAAAG ATGAGATGAAACGGCGGCGGGATTTCTACGCAGCGTACCCTGTGACCGAAG TCCCCAACGGCTCCAACGAGGAGCGAGGCGAGGTCCTGGAACAGGAGAAGGGGGCCCTGAGTGACGACGAGATTGTCAGCCTCTCCATCGAGTTCTACGAGGGTGTCAG GGACCGAGAGGAGAAGAGGGGTCCCCTGGAGAACGGGGACGGGGACAAAGAGAAG CAGACAGGAGTGCGCTTCCTGCGCTGCCCAGCAGCCATGACGGTGATGCATCTCGCCAAGTTCCTCCGAAACAAGATGGACGTGCCTGGCAAGTACAAG GTGGAGGTTCTCTACGAGGATGAGCCCCTGAAGGAGTACTACACCCTCATGGACATAGCTTACATCTACCCCTGGAGGCGG AATGGCCCCCTCCCCCTCAAGTATCGTGTCCAGCCAGCCTGCAAGCGGCTCACCCTGCCCACAGCGCCCACCCCTTCGGAGGGCACCAACACCAGCGGGGCCTCAGAGTGCGAGTCGGTCAGTGACAAGGCGCCCAGCCCTGCCACCCTGCCGGCCACGTCCTcctccctgcccagccctgccaccCCCTCCCACGGCTCTCCCAGCGCCCACGGCCCCCCGGccgcccaccccacctccccgacTCCCCCTTCGACGGTCAGTGGGGCGCCCACAGCTGCCAACGGGGTCACCTTGAACTGCCTGCAGACACCGTCTTCCACCAGCAGGGGGCGCAAGATGACGGTCAACGGGGCACCTGTGCCCCCCTAA
- the PCGF2 gene encoding polycomb group RING finger protein 2 isoform X2, protein MHRTTRIKITELNPHLMCALCGGYFIDATTIVECLHSFCKTCIVRYLETNKYCPMCDVQVHKTRPLLSIRSDKTLQDIVYKLVPGLFKDEMKRRRDFYAAYPVTEELTPSAVPNGSNEERGEVLEQEKGALSDDEIVSLSIEFYEGVRDREEKRGPLENGDGDKEKTGVRFLRCPAAMTVMHLAKFLRNKMDVPGKYKVEVLYEDEPLKEYYTLMDIAYIYPWRRNGPLPLKYRVQPACKRLTLPTAPTPSEGTNTSGASECESVSDKAPSPATLPATSSSLPSPATPSHGSPSAHGPPAAHPTSPTPPSTVSGAPTAANGVTLNCLQTPSSTSRGRKMTVNGAPVPP, encoded by the exons ATGCATCGGACCACACGGATCAAAATCACGGAGCTGAACCCTCACCTCATGTGTGCCCTCTGCGGCGGGTATTTCATTGATGCCACCACCATCGTGGAGTGCCTGCATTCCT tctgcaAAACCTGCATCGTGCGCTACCTGGAGACCAACAAGTACTGCCCCATGTGCGACGTGCAGGTCCACAAGACCAGACCCCTGCTGAGCATCAG atCTGACAAAACCCTCCAAGACATCGTGTACAAGTTGGTTCCTGGGCTTTTTAAAG ATGAGATGAAACGGCGGCGGGATTTCTACGCAGCGTACCCTGTGACCGAAG AGCTCACACCTTCTGCAGTCCCCAACGGCTCCAACGAGGAGCGAGGCGAGGTCCTGGAACAGGAGAAGGGGGCCCTGAGTGACGACGAGATTGTCAGCCTCTCCATCGAGTTCTACGAGGGTGTCAG GGACCGAGAGGAGAAGAGGGGTCCCCTGGAGAACGGGGACGGGGACAAAGAGAAG ACAGGAGTGCGCTTCCTGCGCTGCCCAGCAGCCATGACGGTGATGCATCTCGCCAAGTTCCTCCGAAACAAGATGGACGTGCCTGGCAAGTACAAG GTGGAGGTTCTCTACGAGGATGAGCCCCTGAAGGAGTACTACACCCTCATGGACATAGCTTACATCTACCCCTGGAGGCGG AATGGCCCCCTCCCCCTCAAGTATCGTGTCCAGCCAGCCTGCAAGCGGCTCACCCTGCCCACAGCGCCCACCCCTTCGGAGGGCACCAACACCAGCGGGGCCTCAGAGTGCGAGTCGGTCAGTGACAAGGCGCCCAGCCCTGCCACCCTGCCGGCCACGTCCTcctccctgcccagccctgccaccCCCTCCCACGGCTCTCCCAGCGCCCACGGCCCCCCGGccgcccaccccacctccccgacTCCCCCTTCGACGGTCAGTGGGGCGCCCACAGCTGCCAACGGGGTCACCTTGAACTGCCTGCAGACACCGTCTTCCACCAGCAGGGGGCGCAAGATGACGGTCAACGGGGCACCTGTGCCCCCCTAA
- the PCGF2 gene encoding polycomb group RING finger protein 2 isoform X1 has translation MHRTTRIKITELNPHLMCALCGGYFIDATTIVECLHSFCKTCIVRYLETNKYCPMCDVQVHKTRPLLSIRSDKTLQDIVYKLVPGLFKDEMKRRRDFYAAYPVTEELTPSAVPNGSNEERGEVLEQEKGALSDDEIVSLSIEFYEGVRDREEKRGPLENGDGDKEKQTGVRFLRCPAAMTVMHLAKFLRNKMDVPGKYKVEVLYEDEPLKEYYTLMDIAYIYPWRRNGPLPLKYRVQPACKRLTLPTAPTPSEGTNTSGASECESVSDKAPSPATLPATSSSLPSPATPSHGSPSAHGPPAAHPTSPTPPSTVSGAPTAANGVTLNCLQTPSSTSRGRKMTVNGAPVPP, from the exons ATGCATCGGACCACACGGATCAAAATCACGGAGCTGAACCCTCACCTCATGTGTGCCCTCTGCGGCGGGTATTTCATTGATGCCACCACCATCGTGGAGTGCCTGCATTCCT tctgcaAAACCTGCATCGTGCGCTACCTGGAGACCAACAAGTACTGCCCCATGTGCGACGTGCAGGTCCACAAGACCAGACCCCTGCTGAGCATCAG atCTGACAAAACCCTCCAAGACATCGTGTACAAGTTGGTTCCTGGGCTTTTTAAAG ATGAGATGAAACGGCGGCGGGATTTCTACGCAGCGTACCCTGTGACCGAAG AGCTCACACCTTCTGCAGTCCCCAACGGCTCCAACGAGGAGCGAGGCGAGGTCCTGGAACAGGAGAAGGGGGCCCTGAGTGACGACGAGATTGTCAGCCTCTCCATCGAGTTCTACGAGGGTGTCAG GGACCGAGAGGAGAAGAGGGGTCCCCTGGAGAACGGGGACGGGGACAAAGAGAAG CAGACAGGAGTGCGCTTCCTGCGCTGCCCAGCAGCCATGACGGTGATGCATCTCGCCAAGTTCCTCCGAAACAAGATGGACGTGCCTGGCAAGTACAAG GTGGAGGTTCTCTACGAGGATGAGCCCCTGAAGGAGTACTACACCCTCATGGACATAGCTTACATCTACCCCTGGAGGCGG AATGGCCCCCTCCCCCTCAAGTATCGTGTCCAGCCAGCCTGCAAGCGGCTCACCCTGCCCACAGCGCCCACCCCTTCGGAGGGCACCAACACCAGCGGGGCCTCAGAGTGCGAGTCGGTCAGTGACAAGGCGCCCAGCCCTGCCACCCTGCCGGCCACGTCCTcctccctgcccagccctgccaccCCCTCCCACGGCTCTCCCAGCGCCCACGGCCCCCCGGccgcccaccccacctccccgacTCCCCCTTCGACGGTCAGTGGGGCGCCCACAGCTGCCAACGGGGTCACCTTGAACTGCCTGCAGACACCGTCTTCCACCAGCAGGGGGCGCAAGATGACGGTCAACGGGGCACCTGTGCCCCCCTAA
- the PCGF2 gene encoding polycomb group RING finger protein 2 isoform X4: MHRTTRIKITELNPHLMCALCGGYFIDATTIVECLHSFCKTCIVRYLETNKYCPMCDVQVHKTRPLLSIRSDKTLQDIVYKLVPGLFKDEMKRRRDFYAAYPVTEVPNGSNEERGEVLEQEKGALSDDEIVSLSIEFYEGVRDREEKRGPLENGDGDKEKTGVRFLRCPAAMTVMHLAKFLRNKMDVPGKYKVEVLYEDEPLKEYYTLMDIAYIYPWRRNGPLPLKYRVQPACKRLTLPTAPTPSEGTNTSGASECESVSDKAPSPATLPATSSSLPSPATPSHGSPSAHGPPAAHPTSPTPPSTVSGAPTAANGVTLNCLQTPSSTSRGRKMTVNGAPVPP; the protein is encoded by the exons ATGCATCGGACCACACGGATCAAAATCACGGAGCTGAACCCTCACCTCATGTGTGCCCTCTGCGGCGGGTATTTCATTGATGCCACCACCATCGTGGAGTGCCTGCATTCCT tctgcaAAACCTGCATCGTGCGCTACCTGGAGACCAACAAGTACTGCCCCATGTGCGACGTGCAGGTCCACAAGACCAGACCCCTGCTGAGCATCAG atCTGACAAAACCCTCCAAGACATCGTGTACAAGTTGGTTCCTGGGCTTTTTAAAG ATGAGATGAAACGGCGGCGGGATTTCTACGCAGCGTACCCTGTGACCGAAG TCCCCAACGGCTCCAACGAGGAGCGAGGCGAGGTCCTGGAACAGGAGAAGGGGGCCCTGAGTGACGACGAGATTGTCAGCCTCTCCATCGAGTTCTACGAGGGTGTCAG GGACCGAGAGGAGAAGAGGGGTCCCCTGGAGAACGGGGACGGGGACAAAGAGAAG ACAGGAGTGCGCTTCCTGCGCTGCCCAGCAGCCATGACGGTGATGCATCTCGCCAAGTTCCTCCGAAACAAGATGGACGTGCCTGGCAAGTACAAG GTGGAGGTTCTCTACGAGGATGAGCCCCTGAAGGAGTACTACACCCTCATGGACATAGCTTACATCTACCCCTGGAGGCGG AATGGCCCCCTCCCCCTCAAGTATCGTGTCCAGCCAGCCTGCAAGCGGCTCACCCTGCCCACAGCGCCCACCCCTTCGGAGGGCACCAACACCAGCGGGGCCTCAGAGTGCGAGTCGGTCAGTGACAAGGCGCCCAGCCCTGCCACCCTGCCGGCCACGTCCTcctccctgcccagccctgccaccCCCTCCCACGGCTCTCCCAGCGCCCACGGCCCCCCGGccgcccaccccacctccccgacTCCCCCTTCGACGGTCAGTGGGGCGCCCACAGCTGCCAACGGGGTCACCTTGAACTGCCTGCAGACACCGTCTTCCACCAGCAGGGGGCGCAAGATGACGGTCAACGGGGCACCTGTGCCCCCCTAA
- the PSMB3 gene encoding proteasome subunit beta type-3 has translation MSIMSYNGGAVMAMKGKNCVAIAADRRFGIQAQMVTTDFQKIFPMGDRLYIGLAGLATDVQTVAQRLKFRLNLYELKEGRQIKPYTLMSMVANLLYEKRFGPYYTEPVIAGLDPKTFKPFICSLDLIGCPMVTDDFVVSGTCAEQMYGMCESLWEPNMDPEHLFETISQAMLNAVDRDAVSGMGVVVHIIEKDRITTRTLKARMD, from the exons ATG TcgattatgtcctacaatggcgGGGCCGTCATGGCCATGAAAGGGAAGAACTGTGTGGCTATCGCGGCGGACAGGCGCTTCGGGATTCAGGCCCAGATGGTGACCACGGACTTCCAGAAGATCTTCCCCATGGGAGACCGCCTGTACATCGGCCTGGCAGGACTCGCCACGGACGTCCAGACCGT TGCCCAGCGCCTCAAGTTCCGGCTGAACCTCTACGAACTGAAGGAAGGTCGGCAGATCAAGCCCTACACGCTCATGAGCATGGTGGCCAACCTCCTGTATGAGAAACG GTTTGGCCCGTACTACACGGAGCCCGTCATTGCCGGGTTGGACCCAAAGACCTTCAAGCCATTCATTTGCTCTCTGGACCTCATCGGCTGCCCCATGGTGACTGACGACTTTGTGGTCAGCGGCACCTGCGCTGAGCAAATGTACGGGATGTGTGAGTCCCTCTGGGAGCCCAACATG GATCCGGAACACTTATTTGAAACCATCTCCCAAGCCATGCTGAATGCTGTGGACCGGGACGCGGTGTCCGGGATGGGAGTCGTCGTCCACATCAT CGAGAAGGACAGAATCACCACGCGGACACTGAAGGCCCGAATGGACTAA